A single genomic interval of Puntigrus tetrazona isolate hp1 chromosome 1, ASM1883169v1, whole genome shotgun sequence harbors:
- the LOC122357406 gene encoding proto-oncogene vav-like isoform X2 — MELWRQCAGWLIQCRVLPENHRVTWDSAQVCELAHALRDGVLLCQLLNNLLPQSVNLRQINLRPQMSQFLCLKNIRTFLCACQEKFGMRKNELFEAFDLFDVRDFAKVIDTLSILSQTQLALQRGFRPFPDEACVGDDDIYTGLSDQIDDTVEEDDDLYDCVEEDENEGDDIYEDLMRTEEPETQKVEVDKRSCCLQEIRQTEEKYTNTLESILQHFLKPLQPFLQPVDIENIFINVQDLAETHRSLLHELQESILHLRAENLHQIFIDYKERLLLYGRYCSQVEAATKHLDKITSTHEDVKMKLEECSMRANSGRFSLRDLLMVPMQRVLKYHLLLQELMKHTVDQQEKENLRTALDAMRDLAQCVNEVKRDNEIIRQITTFQLCIENMSQSLALYGRPKIDGEFKICSMEKKSKQDRYGFLFDKALLVCKKRSGESLELKELIELQHYQLRDEPSGEKDSKKWTHTFLLMDLYGQGGYDLYFKTRELKKKWLEQFEMALSNMCPENGTANGHDFQMYCFEDTTSCKACQMLLRGIFYQGYRCSRCKMAAHKECLGRVPACGRNSELSGTLKKNKTMRLASQRQAKPGLPKMEVCVDYYGLPPPPLAFGQPLPLSVGDVVELTRAEVDLQWWEGRNLTIGELGWFPCSKVQPFQPAPSPDLTGLPWFAGNMDRTGAKTLLMSRSDGTFLVRQKDAGEYAISLKFNMDTRHIKVTYSEGLYRINEKKAFKGLFELVQYYQENSLKECFKDVDSRLQTPYKQPEQSASPQHSNTHHTGVSERYHGTAKVRYDFSARDRTELSLREGDTVKILSKKAHNGWWKGEVYGRVGLFPANYVEEEHSDYC, encoded by the exons ATGGAGCTGTGGAGGCAGTGCGCCGGATGGCTGATCCAGTGCCGGGTGCTTCCCGAGAACCACAGAGTCACCTGGGACAGCGCACAG gtgtGTGAACTGGCCCATGCGCTCAGAGATGGAGTGTTACTCTGTCAGCTGCTCAACAACCTGCTCCCTCAGTCGGTCAACCTGCGTCAGATCAACCTGCGGCCCCAGATGTCTCAG ttcttGTGTCTGAAGAACATCAGGACGTTCCTGTGCGCCTGTCAGGAGAAATTTGGCATGAGGAAGAACGAGCTCTTCGAGGCCTTCGACCTGTTTGACGTCAGGGACTTTGCGAAG GTGATCGACACGCTGTCCATACTGTCACAGACACAGCTGGCCCTGCAGAGAGGATTccg ACCGTTTCCTGATGAAGCATGTGTCGGAGATGATGACATCTACACCGGCCTCTCAGACCAGatcga TGACACGGTGGAGGAAGATGATGATCTTTATGACTGTGTGGAGGAAGACGAGAATGAAGGAGATGATATTTATGAAGATCTAATGAGGACAGAAGAACCAGAAaca CAGAAGGTTGAAGTGGACAAGAGGAGCTGCTGTCTTCAGGAGATCAGACAGACAGAGgagaaatacacaaacacactggaaTCAATACTTCAg CACTTTCTGAAACCGCTGCAGCCCTTCCTGCAGCCCGTGGACATCGAGAACATCTTCATCAATGTTCAG GATCTGGCCGAGACCCACCGCTCTCTTCTTCACGAGCTGCAGGAGTCCATTCTTCACCTACGAGCCGAGAACCTCCATCAGATCTTCATCGACTACAAGGAGAG gcTGTTGCTGTATGGACGTTACTGCAGTCAGGTGGAAGCCGCCACCAAACATCTGGACAAAATCACCAGCACTCATGAAGATGTGAAGATGAAACTGGAg gaGTGCTCGATGCGAGCCAACAGCGGCAGGTTTTCACTCAGAGATCTGCTGATGGTCCCCATGCAGAGAGTCCTGAAGTATCACCTGCTGctgcag GAGCTCATGAAACACACAGTGGACCAGCAAGAGAAGGAAAACCTGCGCACCGCTCTGGATGCCAtgagg gatcTGGCCCAGTGTGTGAACGAGGTGAAGAGAGACAATGAGATCATCCGTCAGATCACGACGTTTCAGCTGTGCATCGAGAACATG TCTCAGTCTCTGGCGTTATACGGACGACCCAAAATAGATGGAGAATTCAAGATCTGCAGTATGGAGAAGAAATCCAAAcaggacag gtaCGGCTTTCTCTTCGACAAGGCTCTGTTAGTGTGTAAGAAGCGCAGCGGTGAGAGTCTGGAGCTGAAGGAGCTGATCGAGCTCCAGCATTACCAGCTGAGAGATGAGCCGTCAGGAGAGAAAGACAGCAAGAAG tGGACACACACCTTCCTGCTGATGGATCTGTACGGCCAGGGCGGCTACGACCTCTACTTCAAGACGCGCGAGCTGAAGAAGAAGTGGCTGGAGCAGTTTGAGATGGCTCT GTCCAACATGTGTCCGGAGAACGGCACGGCTAACGGCCACGACTTCCAGATGTACTGCTTTGAGGACACCACCTCGTGTAAAGCCTGCCAGATGCTCCTCAG ggggATCTTCTATCAGGGATACCGCTGCTCTCGCTGTAAGATGGCCGCTCATAAAGAGTGTCTAGGTCGGGTTCCTGCGTGTGGACGAAACTCTG AACTCTCAGGAACTCTCAAGAAG AATAAAACGATGAGGTTGGCGTCTCAAAGACAAGCCAAAccag GTCTGCCGAAGATGGAGGTGTGTGTGGATTATTAcggtcttcctcctcctccgctGGCGTTCGGTCAGCCGCTGCCGCTGTCTGTGGGAGACGTGGTGGAGCTGACCCGCGCCGAAGTGGACCTGCAGTGGTGGGAG ggcaGGAATCTGACCATCGGGGAGCTCGGCTGGTTTCCCTGCAGTAAAGTTCAGCCGTTTCAGCCG GCACCTTCTCCAGATTTAACAGGACTGCCctg GTTTGCTGGTAACATGGACCGGACCGGTGCTAAGACCCTGCTGATGTCCCGCTCTGACGGGACGTTTCTGGTGCGACAGAAAGATGCTGGAGAATACGCCATCAGCCTCAA GTTCAACATGGACACCAGACACATAAAGGTCACGTACTCAGAGGGACTCTACAGGATCAACGAGAAGAAAGCCTTCAAGGGACTGTTT gagCTGGTGCAGTACTATCAGGAGAACTCTCTGAAGGAGTGTTTTAAAGACGTGGACTCCAGACTCCAGACGCCGTACAAGCAGCCAGAACAGAGCGCCTCACCTCAACACAGCAACACACACCACACag gtgtgagCGAGCGCTATCACGGCACGGCTAAAGTGCGCTATGACTTCTCTGCACGCGACCGCACCGAGCTCTCTCTCCGTGAGGGAGACACCGTCAAGATCCTCTCCAAGAAAGCTCACAACGGCTGGTGGAAAGGAGAGGTGTACGGCAgg GTGGGTCTGTTTCCTGCTAATTACGTGGAGGAGGAGCATTCAGATTACTGCTGA
- the LOC122357406 gene encoding proto-oncogene vav-like isoform X1 → MELWRQCAGWLIQCRVLPENHRVTWDSAQVCELAHALRDGVLLCQLLNNLLPQSVNLRQINLRPQMSQFLCLKNIRTFLCACQEKFGMRKNELFEAFDLFDVRDFAKVIDTLSILSQTQLALQRGFRPFPDEACVGDDDIYTGLSDQIDDTVEEDDDLYDCVEEDENEGDDIYEDLMRTEEPETQQKVEVDKRSCCLQEIRQTEEKYTNTLESILQHFLKPLQPFLQPVDIENIFINVQDLAETHRSLLHELQESILHLRAENLHQIFIDYKERLLLYGRYCSQVEAATKHLDKITSTHEDVKMKLEECSMRANSGRFSLRDLLMVPMQRVLKYHLLLQELMKHTVDQQEKENLRTALDAMRDLAQCVNEVKRDNEIIRQITTFQLCIENMSQSLALYGRPKIDGEFKICSMEKKSKQDRYGFLFDKALLVCKKRSGESLELKELIELQHYQLRDEPSGEKDSKKWTHTFLLMDLYGQGGYDLYFKTRELKKKWLEQFEMALSNMCPENGTANGHDFQMYCFEDTTSCKACQMLLRGIFYQGYRCSRCKMAAHKECLGRVPACGRNSELSGTLKKNKTMRLASQRQAKPGLPKMEVCVDYYGLPPPPLAFGQPLPLSVGDVVELTRAEVDLQWWEGRNLTIGELGWFPCSKVQPFQPAPSPDLTGLPWFAGNMDRTGAKTLLMSRSDGTFLVRQKDAGEYAISLKFNMDTRHIKVTYSEGLYRINEKKAFKGLFELVQYYQENSLKECFKDVDSRLQTPYKQPEQSASPQHSNTHHTGVSERYHGTAKVRYDFSARDRTELSLREGDTVKILSKKAHNGWWKGEVYGRVGLFPANYVEEEHSDYC, encoded by the exons ATGGAGCTGTGGAGGCAGTGCGCCGGATGGCTGATCCAGTGCCGGGTGCTTCCCGAGAACCACAGAGTCACCTGGGACAGCGCACAG gtgtGTGAACTGGCCCATGCGCTCAGAGATGGAGTGTTACTCTGTCAGCTGCTCAACAACCTGCTCCCTCAGTCGGTCAACCTGCGTCAGATCAACCTGCGGCCCCAGATGTCTCAG ttcttGTGTCTGAAGAACATCAGGACGTTCCTGTGCGCCTGTCAGGAGAAATTTGGCATGAGGAAGAACGAGCTCTTCGAGGCCTTCGACCTGTTTGACGTCAGGGACTTTGCGAAG GTGATCGACACGCTGTCCATACTGTCACAGACACAGCTGGCCCTGCAGAGAGGATTccg ACCGTTTCCTGATGAAGCATGTGTCGGAGATGATGACATCTACACCGGCCTCTCAGACCAGatcga TGACACGGTGGAGGAAGATGATGATCTTTATGACTGTGTGGAGGAAGACGAGAATGAAGGAGATGATATTTATGAAGATCTAATGAGGACAGAAGAACCAGAAaca CAGCAGAAGGTTGAAGTGGACAAGAGGAGCTGCTGTCTTCAGGAGATCAGACAGACAGAGgagaaatacacaaacacactggaaTCAATACTTCAg CACTTTCTGAAACCGCTGCAGCCCTTCCTGCAGCCCGTGGACATCGAGAACATCTTCATCAATGTTCAG GATCTGGCCGAGACCCACCGCTCTCTTCTTCACGAGCTGCAGGAGTCCATTCTTCACCTACGAGCCGAGAACCTCCATCAGATCTTCATCGACTACAAGGAGAG gcTGTTGCTGTATGGACGTTACTGCAGTCAGGTGGAAGCCGCCACCAAACATCTGGACAAAATCACCAGCACTCATGAAGATGTGAAGATGAAACTGGAg gaGTGCTCGATGCGAGCCAACAGCGGCAGGTTTTCACTCAGAGATCTGCTGATGGTCCCCATGCAGAGAGTCCTGAAGTATCACCTGCTGctgcag GAGCTCATGAAACACACAGTGGACCAGCAAGAGAAGGAAAACCTGCGCACCGCTCTGGATGCCAtgagg gatcTGGCCCAGTGTGTGAACGAGGTGAAGAGAGACAATGAGATCATCCGTCAGATCACGACGTTTCAGCTGTGCATCGAGAACATG TCTCAGTCTCTGGCGTTATACGGACGACCCAAAATAGATGGAGAATTCAAGATCTGCAGTATGGAGAAGAAATCCAAAcaggacag gtaCGGCTTTCTCTTCGACAAGGCTCTGTTAGTGTGTAAGAAGCGCAGCGGTGAGAGTCTGGAGCTGAAGGAGCTGATCGAGCTCCAGCATTACCAGCTGAGAGATGAGCCGTCAGGAGAGAAAGACAGCAAGAAG tGGACACACACCTTCCTGCTGATGGATCTGTACGGCCAGGGCGGCTACGACCTCTACTTCAAGACGCGCGAGCTGAAGAAGAAGTGGCTGGAGCAGTTTGAGATGGCTCT GTCCAACATGTGTCCGGAGAACGGCACGGCTAACGGCCACGACTTCCAGATGTACTGCTTTGAGGACACCACCTCGTGTAAAGCCTGCCAGATGCTCCTCAG ggggATCTTCTATCAGGGATACCGCTGCTCTCGCTGTAAGATGGCCGCTCATAAAGAGTGTCTAGGTCGGGTTCCTGCGTGTGGACGAAACTCTG AACTCTCAGGAACTCTCAAGAAG AATAAAACGATGAGGTTGGCGTCTCAAAGACAAGCCAAAccag GTCTGCCGAAGATGGAGGTGTGTGTGGATTATTAcggtcttcctcctcctccgctGGCGTTCGGTCAGCCGCTGCCGCTGTCTGTGGGAGACGTGGTGGAGCTGACCCGCGCCGAAGTGGACCTGCAGTGGTGGGAG ggcaGGAATCTGACCATCGGGGAGCTCGGCTGGTTTCCCTGCAGTAAAGTTCAGCCGTTTCAGCCG GCACCTTCTCCAGATTTAACAGGACTGCCctg GTTTGCTGGTAACATGGACCGGACCGGTGCTAAGACCCTGCTGATGTCCCGCTCTGACGGGACGTTTCTGGTGCGACAGAAAGATGCTGGAGAATACGCCATCAGCCTCAA GTTCAACATGGACACCAGACACATAAAGGTCACGTACTCAGAGGGACTCTACAGGATCAACGAGAAGAAAGCCTTCAAGGGACTGTTT gagCTGGTGCAGTACTATCAGGAGAACTCTCTGAAGGAGTGTTTTAAAGACGTGGACTCCAGACTCCAGACGCCGTACAAGCAGCCAGAACAGAGCGCCTCACCTCAACACAGCAACACACACCACACag gtgtgagCGAGCGCTATCACGGCACGGCTAAAGTGCGCTATGACTTCTCTGCACGCGACCGCACCGAGCTCTCTCTCCGTGAGGGAGACACCGTCAAGATCCTCTCCAAGAAAGCTCACAACGGCTGGTGGAAAGGAGAGGTGTACGGCAgg GTGGGTCTGTTTCCTGCTAATTACGTGGAGGAGGAGCATTCAGATTACTGCTGA
- the ubl5 gene encoding ubiquitin-like protein 5, with amino-acid sequence MIEVVCNDRLGKKVRVKCNQEDTIGDLKKLIAAQTGTRWDKIVLKKWYTIFKDHVSLGDYEIHDGMNLELYYQ; translated from the exons atgATTGAGGTGGTTTGTAATGATCGTCTGGGGAAGAAGGTTCGGGTCAAATGCAA TCAGGAGGACACGATCGGAGACCTGAAGAAGCTGATCGCAGCGCAGACCGGCACTCGGTGGGATAAGATCGTGTTGAAGAAGTG GTACACCATATTCAAGGACCACGTGTCGCTGGGAGACT ATGAGATCCATGACGGCATGAACCTCGAGCTCTATTAtcagtag
- the pin1 gene encoding peptidyl-prolyl cis-trans isomerase NIMA-interacting 1: MSDDEKLPSGWEKRMSRSSGRVYYFNHITNASQWERPSGAGADGVSEVEKVRCSHLLVKHNQSRRPSSWREENITRSKEEALQLIHKYIEQIKSGEEDFESLASQFSDCSSARNGGDLGLFGRGQMQKPFEDASFALKVGDMSGPVFTDSGVHIILRTG; the protein is encoded by the exons ATGTCCGACGACGAGAAGCTGCCGTCCGGCTGGGAGAAGCGCATGAGCCGGAGTTCAG gtcgTGTTTATTACTTCAATCACATCACTAACGCGAGTCAGTGGGAGCGTCCGAGCGGAGCGGGAGCAGACGGTGTGTCCGAGGTGGAGAAGGTGCGCTGCTCTCATCTGCTGGTCAAACACAACCAGTCCCGCCGGCCGTCCTCCTGGAGAGAGGAGAACATCACACGCAGCAAGGAGGAGGCGCTGCAGCTCATTCACa agtacatcGAACAGATCAAGTCTGGCGAGGAGGACTTCGAGAGTCTGGCGTCTCAGTTCAGTGACTGCAGCTCGGCGAGGAACGGAGGAGACCTGGGTTTGTTCGGGAGAG gtcaAATGCAGAAGCCGTTTGAAGACGCCTCGTTTGCGCTGAAGGTGGGAGATATGAGTGGTCCGGTGTTCACTGACTCTGGAGTTCACATCATCCTGAGAACCGGATAG
- the LOC122362816 gene encoding microfibril-associated glycoprotein 4-like, producing MEMMVFLAALLPVLLGCDCGYDVNKPVDCSDLYKSGQTASGIYSIYPAGDVPVWVHCDMISDGKDEDKGGWTVIQRRMDGSVNFYRPWNQYKRGFGNIESEYWLGLENMYQLTRNRKYMLRVDLEDFEGRKGFAQYSFFSVGCECAGYQLGISGFTDGGAGDSLSGHNGFNFSTFDKDQDTSETNCAKQYLGAFWYSACHNTNPNGVYLWGEDPTHYAIGVAWSTWKNYAVSMKSIGMKIKRIS from the exons ATGGAG ATGATGGTGTTTCTAGCGGCTCTTCTGCCTGTCCTGTTGGGCTGTGATTGTGGTTATGATGTGAACAAACCGGTCGACTGCTCTGATCTTTATAAATCAGGACAGACGGCCAGCGGGATCTACTCCATCTATCCTGCAGGAGATGTTCCTGTCTGGGTTCACTGTGACATGATCTCAGATGGGAAAGATGAAGATAAAGGAGGATGGACG GTGATTCAGAGGAGAATGGATGGCAGCGTGAATTTCTATCGGCCGTGGAATCAGTACAAGAGAGGATTTGGGAATATAGAGAGTGAATACTGGCTGG ggcTGGAGAACATGTATCAGCTGACACGAAACAGGAAGTACATGCTGAGAGTGGATCTGGAGGACTTTGAAGGAAGGAAGGGTTTTGCTCAGTACTCGTTCTTCTCTGTCGGTTGTGAGTGTGCTGGATATCAGCTGGGAATTTCAGGATTCACGGATGGAGGAGCAG GCGACTCTTTATCTGGTCACAATGGATTCAACTTCTCCACCTTTGACAAGGACCAAGACACTTCAGAGACTAACTGCGCCAAACAGTATCTCGGGGCGTTTTGGTACTCGGCGTGTCACAATACCAACCCCAACGGAGTGTATTTATGGGGTGAAGATCCCACACACTACGCCATTGGTGTGGCCTGGTCCACCTGGAAGAACTACGCCGTCAGCATGAAGTCCATCGGCATGAAGATCAAACGCATCTCTTAG
- the LOC122362981 gene encoding microfibril-associated glycoprotein 4-like has translation MAMFMCLAVLSTLLMCGWTQTASNPFDCSDVYNSGQTASGIYSIYPAGDVPVSVYCEMISDGNAADRGGWTVIQRRMDGSVNFYRPWDPYKRGFGNIESEYWLGLENMYQLTLTRYYKLRVDLEDFEGNKAFAQYSSFSVDGEAAGYELHISGFTDGGAGDSLLDHNGYMFSTFDKDQDAYATNCAKRYLGGFWYSACHHTNPNGVYLWGEDPTYYAIGNVWSSWKGYAVGMKSISIKIKRVP, from the exons ATGGCA ATGTTTATGTGTTTGGCCGTTCTCTCTACTCTTCTGATGTGTGGATGGACTCAGACCGCAAGCAATCCGTTTGACTGCTCTGACGTCTACAACTCAGGACAGACGGCCAGCGGGATCTACTCCATCTATCCTGCAGGAGATGTTCCCGTCTCAGTTTACTGTGAGATGATCTCAGATGGAAACGCTGCAGACAGAGGAGGATGGACG GTGATTCAGAGGAGAATGGATGGCAGCGTGAATTTCTATCGGCCGTGGGATCCGTACAAGAGAGGATTTGGGAATATAGAGAGTGAATACTGGCTGG ggcTGGAGAACATGTATCAGCTGACACTCACCAGGTATTACAAGCTGAGAGTGGATCTGGAGGACTTTGAAGGAAATAAAGCTTTCGCTCAGTACTCGTCCTTCTCTGTGGATGGAGAAGCTGCCGGCTATGAACTACATATTTCAGGATTCACGGATGGAGGAGCTG GCGACTCTTTATTGGACCATAATGGATACATGTTCTCCACCTTTGACAAGGACCAAGATGCTTATGCAACCAACTGCGCCAAACGGTATCTCGGGGGGTTTTGGTACTCGGCCTGTCACCATACAAACCCCAACGGAGTGTATTTATGGGGTGAAGATCCCACTTATTATGCTATTGGAAATGTATGGTCATCATGGAAGGGTTATGCTGTCGGAATGAAATCCATCAGCATTAAGATCAAGCGTGTACCTTAG
- the LOC122363056 gene encoding microfibril-associated glycoprotein 4-like, protein MAMMVFLASLLPAVLMSECNQDDIDCSDVYNSGRTVSGIYSIYPAGDVPVSVYCDMISSGSNEDKGGWTVIQRRMDGSVNFYRPWNQYKRGFGNIESEYWLGLENMYQLTRNRKYMLRVDLEDFQNNTVFAQYSSFSVEGEDEGYKLHVSGFKDGGAHDSLNDHDGKKFTTLDNDQDSDSDHNCARRRLGAFWYKDCMKTNPNGVYVWGQYDIYGGIGNVWSSWEGYHMGMRSISMKIKHVP, encoded by the exons ATGGCA aTGATGGTGTTTCTGGCATCACTTCTTCCAGCTGTACTGATGAGTGAATGCAATCAGGATGACATCGACTGCTCTGACGTCTACAACTCAGGAAGAACGGTCAGCGGGATCTACTCCATCTATCCTGCAGGAGATGTTCCCGTCTCGGTTTACTGTGACATGATCTCAAGTGGAAGCAATGAAGATAAAGGAGGATGGACG GTGATTCAGAGGAGAATGGATGGCAGCGTGAATTTCTATCGGCCGTGGAATCAGTACAAGAGAGGATTTGGGAATATAGAGAGTGAATACTGGCTGG ggcTGGAGAACATGTATCAGCTGACACGAAACAGGAAGTACATGCTGAGAGTGGATCTGGAGGACTTTCAAAACAATACAGTTTTCGCTCAGTACTCGTCCTTCTCTGTGGAGGGTGAAGATGAAGGCTATAAACTACATGTTTCTGGATTCAAAGATGGAGGAGCAC ACGACTCTTTAAATGACCATGACGGCAAGAAGTTCACCACCTTAGACAACGACCAAGACTCCGATTCTGACCACAACTGTGCCAGACGTCGTCTAGGAGCATTTTGGTACAAAGACTGCATGAAGACAAACCCCAATGGTGTGTATGTATGGGGGCAATACGACATCTATGGTGGGATTGGAAATGTGTGGTCATCCTGGGAGGGTTATCATATGGGTATGAGATCCATCAGCATGAAGATCAAACATGTCCCATAG